In the genome of Nitrososphaerales archaeon, one region contains:
- a CDS encoding transposase has protein sequence MESCTASSTKEQTSMHAFIDFIEALRRKHGKLLLFFDNARWHTGQKVQEYLSKMKDEIKAVLFPKYSPELNPIETEWREIRKALGKRFFSNTGEMIEYMQKVIPTQAVSLIKLFDYLTP, from the coding sequence ATGGAGAGCTGTACTGCCAGTTCTACGAAAGAACAAACCAGCATGCATGCATTCATAGACTTCATAGAAGCGTTAAGAAGAAAGCATGGCAAGTTATTACTGTTCTTCGATAATGCAAGGTGGCACACAGGGCAGAAGGTGCAGGAGTATCTGTCTAAGATGAAGGATGAGATCAAGGCTGTGCTGTTTCCAAAATACTCTCCAGAGCTGAATCCTATAGAGACAGAGTGGAGGGAGATAAGGAAGGCATTGGGTAAGAGGTTCTTCAGTAATACAGGAGAGATGATTGAGTATATGCAGAAAGTAATTCCAACGCAGGCAGTTTCATTGATAAAATTATTCGATTATCTAACGCCTTGA